One segment of Trachemys scripta elegans isolate TJP31775 chromosome 1, CAS_Tse_1.0, whole genome shotgun sequence DNA contains the following:
- the DGAT2 gene encoding diacylglycerol O-acyltransferase 2 isoform X1, with the protein MMKTIIAAYSGVLRVSGTKCEWEEAVVGTRIGTGSSILSALQDLSWLSKSKVEKQLQIISVLQWVLTFLVMGVACTVILMYILCTDCWVIAAVYLAWLVFDWNTPKKGGRRSQWVRNWAIWRYFRDYFPVRLVKTHNLLTNRNYIFGYHPHGIMGLGAFCNFSTEATGVGQKFPGIRPYLATLAGNFRMPILRDYLMSGGICPVNRDSIDYILSKNGSGNAIVIVVGGAAESLNCTPGKNSVTLKNRKGFVKLALRHGADLVPVYSFGENEVYKQVIFEEGSWGRWVQKKFQKHIGFAPCIFHGRGLFSSNTWGLLPYSKPITTVVGEPITIPKVDHPSQREIDFYHCMYVSSLIRLFDKYKTKFGLPETEVLDIN; encoded by the exons TTTCAGGTACCAAGTGCGAATGGGAAGAGGCTGTAGTAGGAACCAGAATAG GTACTGGGTCAAGCATTCTCTCTGCTCTGCAGGATTTATCCTGGTTGTCCAAGTCCAAAGTAGAGAAGCAACTTCAGATTATATCTGTGCTGCAATGGGTCCTTACTTTCCTCGTCATGG GTGTGGCGTGCACTGTAATCCTCATGTACATACTCTGTACAGACTGCTGGGTGATTGCAGCTGTGTACTTGGCGTGGCTGGTGTTTGACTGGAATACTCCAAAGAAAG GTGGAAGAAGATCCCAGTGGGTCAGAAACTGGGCCATATGGAGATACTTCAGAGACTATTTTCCCGTACGG cTGGTTAAAACCCACAATCTGCTGACCAACAGGAATTACATTTTTGGCTACCACCCGCATGGAATCATGGGCTTGGGTGCGTTCTGCAACTTCAGCACAGAAGCCACTGGTGTTGGCCAGAAGTTTCCTGGTATCAGACCGTACCTTGCTACGTTAGCTGGGAACTTTAGAATGCCTATTTTGAGGGACTACTTAATGTCTGGCG GTATCTGTCCTGTGAACCGCGACAGCATAGATTACATCCTGTCCAAGAACGGCAGTGGAAATGCAATTGTCATTGTGGTGGGAGGAGCCGCAGAGTCCCTGAACTGCACACCAGGGAAGAACTCGGTGACTCTGAAAAATCGGAAGGGATTTGTGAAGCTGGCTCTACGACACGG agCAGATTTGGTCCCGGTGTATTCGTTTGGCGAGAACGAGGTTTACAAGCAGGTGATCTTCGAGGAGGGCTCCTGGGGAAGATGGGTCCAGAAGAAGTTTCAGAAACACATCGGTTTTGCTCCGTGCATATTCCATGGCCGTGGCCTTTTCTCTTCCAACACCTGGGGATTGCTACCTTATTCCAAGCCCATCACCACTGTTG ttggGGAGCCTATCACCATTCCTAAAGTTGACCATCCGAGCCAGAGGGAGATAGACTTTTATCACTGCATGTATGTGAGCTCTCTGATTAGACTCTTTGATAAGTACAAGACTAAGTTTGGCCTGCCAGAGACGGAGGTATTGGACATCAACTGA
- the DGAT2 gene encoding diacylglycerol O-acyltransferase 2 isoform X2 — translation MMKTIIAAYSGVLRGTGSSILSALQDLSWLSKSKVEKQLQIISVLQWVLTFLVMGVACTVILMYILCTDCWVIAAVYLAWLVFDWNTPKKGGRRSQWVRNWAIWRYFRDYFPVRLVKTHNLLTNRNYIFGYHPHGIMGLGAFCNFSTEATGVGQKFPGIRPYLATLAGNFRMPILRDYLMSGGICPVNRDSIDYILSKNGSGNAIVIVVGGAAESLNCTPGKNSVTLKNRKGFVKLALRHGADLVPVYSFGENEVYKQVIFEEGSWGRWVQKKFQKHIGFAPCIFHGRGLFSSNTWGLLPYSKPITTVVGEPITIPKVDHPSQREIDFYHCMYVSSLIRLFDKYKTKFGLPETEVLDIN, via the exons GTACTGGGTCAAGCATTCTCTCTGCTCTGCAGGATTTATCCTGGTTGTCCAAGTCCAAAGTAGAGAAGCAACTTCAGATTATATCTGTGCTGCAATGGGTCCTTACTTTCCTCGTCATGG GTGTGGCGTGCACTGTAATCCTCATGTACATACTCTGTACAGACTGCTGGGTGATTGCAGCTGTGTACTTGGCGTGGCTGGTGTTTGACTGGAATACTCCAAAGAAAG GTGGAAGAAGATCCCAGTGGGTCAGAAACTGGGCCATATGGAGATACTTCAGAGACTATTTTCCCGTACGG cTGGTTAAAACCCACAATCTGCTGACCAACAGGAATTACATTTTTGGCTACCACCCGCATGGAATCATGGGCTTGGGTGCGTTCTGCAACTTCAGCACAGAAGCCACTGGTGTTGGCCAGAAGTTTCCTGGTATCAGACCGTACCTTGCTACGTTAGCTGGGAACTTTAGAATGCCTATTTTGAGGGACTACTTAATGTCTGGCG GTATCTGTCCTGTGAACCGCGACAGCATAGATTACATCCTGTCCAAGAACGGCAGTGGAAATGCAATTGTCATTGTGGTGGGAGGAGCCGCAGAGTCCCTGAACTGCACACCAGGGAAGAACTCGGTGACTCTGAAAAATCGGAAGGGATTTGTGAAGCTGGCTCTACGACACGG agCAGATTTGGTCCCGGTGTATTCGTTTGGCGAGAACGAGGTTTACAAGCAGGTGATCTTCGAGGAGGGCTCCTGGGGAAGATGGGTCCAGAAGAAGTTTCAGAAACACATCGGTTTTGCTCCGTGCATATTCCATGGCCGTGGCCTTTTCTCTTCCAACACCTGGGGATTGCTACCTTATTCCAAGCCCATCACCACTGTTG ttggGGAGCCTATCACCATTCCTAAAGTTGACCATCCGAGCCAGAGGGAGATAGACTTTTATCACTGCATGTATGTGAGCTCTCTGATTAGACTCTTTGATAAGTACAAGACTAAGTTTGGCCTGCCAGAGACGGAGGTATTGGACATCAACTGA
- the DGAT2 gene encoding diacylglycerol O-acyltransferase 2 isoform X3: MMKTIIAAYSGVLRVSGTKCEWEEAVVGTRIGTGSSILSALQDLSWLSKSKVEKQLQIISVLQWVLTFLVMGVACTVILMYILCTDCWVIAAVYLAWLVFDWNTPKKGGRRSQWVRNWAIWRYFRDYFPVRLVKTHNLLTNRNYIFGYHPHGIMGLGAFCNFSTEATGVGQKFPGIRPYLATLAGNFRMPILRDYLMSGGICPVNRDSIDYILSKNGSGNAIVIVVGGAAESLNCTPGKNSVTLKNRKGFVKLALRHGFGPGVFVWRERGLQAGDLRGGLLGKMGPEEVSETHRFCSVHIPWPWPFLFQHLGIATLFQAHHHCCWGAYHHS; the protein is encoded by the exons TTTCAGGTACCAAGTGCGAATGGGAAGAGGCTGTAGTAGGAACCAGAATAG GTACTGGGTCAAGCATTCTCTCTGCTCTGCAGGATTTATCCTGGTTGTCCAAGTCCAAAGTAGAGAAGCAACTTCAGATTATATCTGTGCTGCAATGGGTCCTTACTTTCCTCGTCATGG GTGTGGCGTGCACTGTAATCCTCATGTACATACTCTGTACAGACTGCTGGGTGATTGCAGCTGTGTACTTGGCGTGGCTGGTGTTTGACTGGAATACTCCAAAGAAAG GTGGAAGAAGATCCCAGTGGGTCAGAAACTGGGCCATATGGAGATACTTCAGAGACTATTTTCCCGTACGG cTGGTTAAAACCCACAATCTGCTGACCAACAGGAATTACATTTTTGGCTACCACCCGCATGGAATCATGGGCTTGGGTGCGTTCTGCAACTTCAGCACAGAAGCCACTGGTGTTGGCCAGAAGTTTCCTGGTATCAGACCGTACCTTGCTACGTTAGCTGGGAACTTTAGAATGCCTATTTTGAGGGACTACTTAATGTCTGGCG GTATCTGTCCTGTGAACCGCGACAGCATAGATTACATCCTGTCCAAGAACGGCAGTGGAAATGCAATTGTCATTGTGGTGGGAGGAGCCGCAGAGTCCCTGAACTGCACACCAGGGAAGAACTCGGTGACTCTGAAAAATCGGAAGGGATTTGTGAAGCTGGCTCTACGACACGG ATTTGGTCCCGGTGTATTCGTTTGGCGAGAACGAGGTTTACAAGCAGGTGATCTTCGAGGAGGGCTCCTGGGGAAGATGGGTCCAGAAGAAGTTTCAGAAACACATCGGTTTTGCTCCGTGCATATTCCATGGCCGTGGCCTTTTCTCTTCCAACACCTGGGGATTGCTACCTTATTCCAAGCCCATCACCACTGTTG ttggGGAGCCTATCACCATTCCTAA